One segment of Cetobacterium sp. ZOR0034 DNA contains the following:
- a CDS encoding carbohydrate ABC transporter permease, translated as MSLKKLNTINYMYWPAMALFIGIVFYPFLHGIRISFTDWNGFSQNFNYIGFNNYKRLFLDANFYIAFKNTLIYGLGSTLFQQFLGLSYALLLNRDFKGRNLLRAIIYLPVLISGLIMGYMWYFIFQYSDGALNDILLFFNLDPKDWLGNPSYGVWIIVAVNTLQYCGVSMIIYLAGLQSISKSYYEAANIDGASSIQQFRYITLPLLKPAIITSFTLNLIGGLKLFDTIKALTNGGPGYASNSLSTLINVSYFRSQMAGYASSMGLVLFIFIVSVTIIIQKRFTVKEGEL; from the coding sequence ATGAGTTTAAAAAAATTAAATACGATTAACTATATGTATTGGCCAGCTATGGCTCTTTTTATAGGTATTGTTTTCTACCCATTTCTACATGGAATAAGAATTTCCTTTACTGATTGGAATGGATTTTCTCAAAATTTTAACTATATTGGTTTCAATAACTATAAAAGACTATTTTTAGATGCTAATTTCTATATAGCCTTTAAAAATACTCTTATCTACGGATTAGGAAGTACACTTTTTCAACAATTTTTAGGTCTTAGTTATGCTCTTCTATTGAATAGAGATTTTAAAGGAAGAAATCTACTTAGAGCTATAATATACCTACCGGTTTTAATTTCTGGTCTTATAATGGGTTACATGTGGTACTTTATATTCCAATATAGCGATGGAGCATTAAATGATATTCTTCTTTTCTTTAATCTAGATCCTAAAGATTGGCTTGGAAATCCATCTTATGGTGTTTGGATTATTGTTGCTGTGAACACTCTTCAATATTGTGGTGTTTCAATGATTATATACTTAGCTGGGCTTCAATCTATTTCAAAATCTTACTATGAAGCTGCAAATATTGATGGAGCAAGTAGCATTCAACAATTTAGATATATTACTCTGCCTCTTTTAAAGCCAGCTATCATAACTAGTTTTACTCTAAACCTTATCGGCGGATTGAAACTATTTGACACAATAAAGGCTTTAACAAATGGAGGGCCAGGATATGCTTCGAACTCTTTATCAACACTTATAAATGTTTCATATTTTAGATCACAAATGGCTGGATATGCCTCATCAATGGGACTTGTTCTGTTTATTTTCATAGTTTCTGTAACTATTATTATTCAAAAGAGATTTACTGTAAAAGAGGGTGAGCTGTAG
- a CDS encoding LacI family DNA-binding transcriptional regulator, producing MVKMKDVAFRAQVSQATVSRVINGTSYVEPQTRQKVLEVIAELGYKGNSAAKSLSSRKSSIIMVILPDIVNPYFSEMLSVIEDEAYQSGFEVMFMNSQGNTHKEKKLVENSLKYNPAGVLISPLDGDIAYLKKFSEAGIPVVTISTLTESFSGVAIDHRVGGELLAKHFGSLGHIDIGYIGNKDEKFEGFKDGLQSLNIPLKNKNCIEFYNYSSGNLKELVFETMEKHLKENGEFKFSAIFTGNDIVAMEVINFFREKGIKVPEDIAVAGFDNISFTNYLSITTVAQPVREIGFLAFEKLINEMKSGVRDCKHTKILPRLIPRDTTVKKIV from the coding sequence ATGGTAAAGATGAAAGATGTTGCTTTTAGAGCACAAGTGTCACAGGCGACAGTCTCTAGAGTAATAAATGGAACTAGTTATGTAGAGCCTCAAACAAGACAGAAAGTTTTAGAGGTTATAGCAGAGTTAGGGTATAAAGGAAATAGTGCTGCAAAATCTCTTTCAAGTAGAAAGAGCTCAATAATAATGGTAATTTTACCAGATATAGTAAATCCATATTTTTCAGAGATGCTGAGTGTAATAGAAGATGAAGCTTATCAAAGTGGATTTGAGGTTATGTTTATGAATAGTCAAGGTAATACACATAAAGAAAAAAAATTAGTAGAAAATTCGTTAAAATATAACCCAGCAGGGGTTTTAATCTCACCTTTAGACGGAGATATTGCTTATTTGAAAAAATTCTCTGAAGCAGGAATTCCTGTAGTTACAATTTCAACCCTAACAGAAAGTTTTTCTGGAGTTGCTATAGATCATAGAGTTGGAGGAGAGCTATTAGCTAAACATTTTGGAAGTTTAGGTCATATAGATATAGGTTATATAGGAAATAAAGATGAGAAATTTGAAGGATTTAAAGATGGATTACAAAGTTTAAACATCCCTTTGAAAAATAAAAACTGTATAGAGTTTTATAATTACTCGTCTGGGAATTTAAAAGAGTTAGTTTTTGAAACTATGGAGAAACATTTAAAAGAAAATGGAGAATTTAAATTTAGTGCAATATTCACAGGAAATGATATAGTGGCTATGGAGGTTATTAACTTCTTTAGAGAGAAAGGTATAAAAGTACCTGAGGATATTGCAGTAGCTGGATTTGATAATATAAGTTTTACAAACTATTTATCGATAACAACGGTAGCACAGCCAGTTAGAGAGATTGGATTTTTAGCTTTTGAAAAATTGATAAATGAGATGAAATCAGGAGTTAGAGATTGTAAACATACAAAGATATTACCAAGATTGATTCCTAGAGATACAACTGTAAAAAAGATAGTTTAG
- a CDS encoding glycoside hydrolase family 32 protein, giving the protein MSKRPLFHFTAEKNWINDPNGLSYFNGEYHMFYQHNPENCYWGNMTWGHAKSNNLFDWEYLPHALHPDSKEFGDIDGCFSGSGLVENGELYLFYTGVKMLTKQANQFGNTITIGPDDLVPTQILAKTKDGEKFEKLEKIELSIPEECSKAHVRDPKVWKKGGFWYLAIGAKDNEGGKILIYSSKDMRRWELFSKISEKNMGYMWECPDLFEIGGKDLLMFSPEGVSEDGQKSISGYYLGDFNYENGGFEHEEFQRVDYGFEYYAPQSFEDEKGRRIIIGWLVGHAPLDGEGWNGMMTLPREVKLRDGKVSTLPVEELKDFRKEKIAEFSEISKAKNCYEIELRLKKLDDFSMTLFKDGRNGLKLSYFKERESFVLDREGVINGFEPLTTFGTLRECKISENKEMNLRVIVDRCVAEIYINDGEKVMSAVVNPRDNQIEIEVLGEILSKEIYILEK; this is encoded by the coding sequence ATGAGTAAAAGACCGTTATTCCATTTTACAGCAGAGAAAAATTGGATAAATGATCCAAACGGATTATCATATTTCAATGGAGAATATCATATGTTTTATCAACATAATCCAGAAAATTGCTATTGGGGAAATATGACTTGGGGGCATGCTAAGAGTAATAATCTTTTTGATTGGGAATATTTACCTCATGCACTTCATCCTGATTCTAAAGAATTTGGAGATATAGATGGATGTTTCTCGGGAAGTGGATTGGTAGAGAATGGAGAGCTTTATCTTTTTTATACAGGGGTAAAGATGCTTACAAAGCAAGCTAATCAATTTGGGAATACAATAACTATAGGACCAGATGATTTGGTTCCTACTCAAATTTTAGCTAAAACTAAAGATGGTGAAAAATTTGAAAAGCTAGAGAAGATAGAGCTTTCTATTCCAGAGGAGTGTTCAAAGGCTCATGTGAGAGATCCAAAAGTTTGGAAAAAAGGTGGGTTTTGGTATTTAGCAATAGGAGCTAAGGACAATGAGGGTGGAAAAATTTTGATATACTCTTCTAAAGATATGAGAAGGTGGGAGCTTTTTAGTAAAATTTCAGAGAAAAATATGGGGTATATGTGGGAGTGCCCTGATTTATTTGAGATTGGTGGAAAGGATTTACTTATGTTTAGTCCAGAAGGGGTCTCTGAGGATGGACAAAAAAGTATATCTGGATATTACTTAGGAGATTTCAACTATGAAAATGGCGGGTTCGAACACGAAGAGTTTCAAAGAGTTGATTATGGTTTTGAATACTATGCACCACAGAGTTTTGAGGATGAGAAAGGAAGAAGGATTATTATAGGGTGGTTAGTAGGTCATGCTCCTTTAGATGGAGAGGGGTGGAATGGAATGATGACACTTCCACGAGAGGTAAAATTAAGAGATGGAAAAGTTTCGACTTTGCCTGTAGAGGAGTTAAAAGACTTTAGAAAAGAAAAAATAGCAGAGTTTTCAGAAATTTCTAAAGCTAAAAACTGCTATGAAATTGAGTTGAGATTAAAAAAATTAGATGACTTCAGTATGACTCTATTTAAAGATGGAAGAAATGGATTGAAGTTAAGTTACTTTAAGGAGAGAGAATCTTTCGTTTTAGATAGAGAGGGTGTTATAAATGGATTTGAACCTCTTACAACTTTTGGAACTTTAAGAGAGTGCAAAATTTCTGAAAATAAAGAGATGAATTTAAGAGTAATAGTTGATAGGTGTGTTGCAGAGATATATATAAACGATGGCGAAAAGGTAATGAGTGCCGTTGTAAATCCTAGAGATAACCAAATTGAGATAGAGGTTTTAGGAGAGATTTTATCGAAAGAGATTTATATTTTAGAAAAATAA